One Amycolatopsis sp. NBC_00355 genomic window carries:
- a CDS encoding glycosyltransferase: MGVGSLKVLLAVTQAFALTMSVAFIVYVVVIVVPYLRRTAAPVGDPADFTWHFFVPCRDEQAVIGDTVRYLRTTFPSAHVWVVDDDSEDATAQVVRALRRRGGGHDPYLHLVERHRPQARTGKGDALNAAYDALNDSIAAGVARDSVVVVVVDADGRPAWNCLEVCAAAHLFGDETMGAVQVDVRMSNVDARAPGRNRFSRAFGSKLAQLQDLEFRTAIAAIQTSRGFTGTISMGGNGQFTRLTALDSIAGDSGRPWRGSLLEDFELGVHLLTAGWRTGFTPDSFVAQEGLYSLRRFLVQRTRWGQGTMQCARYLRQIWDSPHVSTLGAAEMMYYLAQPWLQLLGSLLYPIPFILLLISTAGDPAQVWTWFTGGAWILFAIYGSFGLLPFVVWGPIYQLKCLHSRNILRGVGMGMAYALYIYAFYITSWRALTRLVRGRNGWAKTRRNTDTAVGVKTALDT, from the coding sequence ATGGGCGTCGGGTCGCTGAAGGTGTTGCTGGCGGTCACCCAAGCGTTCGCCCTGACGATGAGCGTGGCGTTCATCGTCTACGTCGTGGTGATCGTCGTGCCGTACCTGCGGCGCACCGCGGCGCCGGTGGGAGACCCAGCCGACTTCACGTGGCACTTCTTCGTGCCGTGCCGCGACGAGCAGGCCGTGATCGGCGATACCGTCCGCTACCTGCGGACCACGTTCCCCAGTGCCCACGTCTGGGTCGTCGACGACGATTCCGAGGACGCCACGGCCCAGGTCGTGCGCGCGCTGCGGCGCCGCGGCGGTGGCCATGACCCGTACCTGCACCTCGTCGAACGTCATCGACCGCAGGCCAGGACCGGCAAAGGTGACGCGCTCAACGCCGCTTACGACGCCCTCAACGACTCGATAGCCGCCGGCGTTGCGCGCGACAGCGTCGTGGTCGTGGTCGTCGACGCGGACGGGCGCCCGGCATGGAACTGTCTCGAGGTGTGCGCGGCCGCCCACCTCTTCGGTGACGAAACCATGGGCGCCGTGCAGGTCGACGTCCGGATGAGCAACGTCGATGCCCGGGCGCCCGGGCGGAACCGGTTTTCCCGCGCGTTCGGATCGAAGCTGGCGCAGTTGCAGGATCTCGAGTTCCGCACGGCGATCGCGGCGATCCAGACCTCGCGCGGCTTCACCGGCACGATCTCGATGGGCGGCAACGGCCAATTCACCCGGCTCACCGCGCTCGACTCGATCGCGGGCGACAGTGGCCGGCCGTGGCGCGGTTCCCTGTTGGAGGACTTCGAGCTCGGCGTCCACCTGCTGACCGCAGGCTGGCGTACCGGGTTCACCCCTGACTCGTTCGTCGCGCAGGAAGGCTTGTACAGCCTGCGACGGTTCCTGGTGCAGCGCACCCGCTGGGGCCAGGGCACCATGCAGTGCGCGCGGTACCTGCGCCAGATCTGGGATTCACCCCACGTCAGCACCCTCGGTGCGGCCGAGATGATGTACTACCTCGCGCAGCCGTGGCTGCAGTTGCTCGGGTCGCTGCTCTACCCGATCCCGTTCATCTTGTTACTGATCAGCACCGCCGGCGACCCGGCGCAGGTGTGGACCTGGTTCACCGGCGGCGCGTGGATCCTGTTCGCGATCTACGGATCGTTCGGACTGCTGCCGTTTGTCGTGTGGGGCCCGATCTACCAGCTGAAGTGCTTGCACAGCAGGAATATTCTCCGCGGCGTCGGGATGGGCATGGCCTACGCGCTCTACATTTACGCCTTCTACATCACATCGTGGCGCGCGCTGACCCGGTTGGTGCGTGGTCGCAACGGCTGGGCCAAAACCCGCCGGAACACCGACACCGCCGTCGGCGTGAAAACCGCACTCGACACCTGA
- a CDS encoding DMT family transporter — protein sequence MDLRNGQTVQLLASTVLAGVCSFAFEPFPTSDPATLVVSVAWLAMVNSIGAVSLLYLMVRRDHAGRASTMFFLVPSVTAVLATVILHEPLEIPVIAGFSIDAAGVLLVIHDSAGRSWPGRPADHRRSHRAVVQPEEHELVLTSVR from the coding sequence ATGGACCTGCGCAACGGCCAGACGGTGCAGCTGCTGGCCTCGACGGTCCTCGCCGGCGTCTGCAGCTTCGCGTTCGAACCGTTTCCCACGAGCGATCCCGCGACCCTGGTGGTCAGCGTCGCCTGGCTGGCCATGGTCAACTCGATCGGCGCGGTCAGCCTGCTCTACCTGATGGTCCGGCGCGACCACGCCGGCCGGGCGAGCACCATGTTCTTCCTCGTGCCTTCGGTGACCGCGGTGCTCGCCACCGTGATCCTCCATGAACCGCTGGAAATCCCGGTGATCGCCGGGTTCAGCATCGATGCGGCCGGCGTGCTCCTCGTGATCCACGACAGCGCCGGCCGGTCATGGCCGGGACGCCCCGCAGATCACCGGCGTAGTCACCGAGCCGTCGTGCAGCCGGAAGAGCACGAACTTGTACTTACCTCAGTGCGCTAG
- a CDS encoding response regulator transcription factor — translation MTVRILLADDQAMVRTGFRLILERVPGLEVVGEADNGHQAVQLAQELRPDVTLMDIRMPIVDGLDATRQLAGPDVEHPLRVLVVTTFDLDELVHEALCAGACGFLLKDAGPGLLVEAVHAAANGEALVSPSITTRLLAHFTASPARRNTRRADPPLSQRELEVTQAIARGRTNAEITEQLTISLSTVKTHLASIQRKIAARNRTEIAVWAWESGMVR, via the coding sequence GTGACCGTGCGAATCCTGCTGGCCGACGACCAGGCCATGGTGCGCACCGGGTTCCGGCTGATCCTGGAACGGGTACCCGGTCTCGAGGTGGTCGGTGAAGCCGACAACGGCCACCAGGCGGTCCAGCTGGCCCAGGAGCTGCGGCCCGACGTCACGCTCATGGACATCCGCATGCCCATCGTCGACGGACTCGATGCCACCCGGCAGCTGGCCGGCCCGGACGTCGAGCATCCACTGCGTGTCCTGGTCGTCACTACTTTCGACCTCGACGAGCTGGTCCACGAAGCCCTCTGCGCAGGCGCCTGCGGCTTCCTGCTGAAAGACGCCGGCCCCGGACTGCTGGTCGAGGCGGTGCACGCGGCCGCGAACGGCGAAGCGCTGGTCTCGCCATCGATCACCACCCGGCTGCTGGCCCACTTCACCGCGTCTCCGGCGCGCCGTAACACCCGCCGCGCCGACCCGCCCCTGAGCCAGCGGGAACTCGAAGTCACTCAGGCCATCGCCCGGGGCCGGACGAACGCCGAGATCACCGAGCAACTGACGATCTCGCTGTCGACGGTCAAAACCCACCTCGCGTCGATCCAGCGCAAGATCGCGGCGCGCAACCGCACTGAAATCGCGGTCTGGGCCTGGGAATCCGGCATGGTGCGCTGA
- a CDS encoding CU044_5270 family protein, with the protein MTEDNVHRLWTDEELDEGLILMRPGELANRQPLAEARNTLLNAVRSLEGRDTLVADTNPVTEPTRKPGLLAGRRWWLSAAAAVVVVAVGATVAITGGDHGDPSPQPTSSVPAVKFASVQQALDKAADKIHVTGEAPIPAGKFRYTETRGWYLVASKERQFAFLAEELRQTWQPSEFDSEWLLKIGQTGNKQWLVGNEQTPTTEGQNKNEIRQSGEWRARGGQFPEKALIFAGRGAGEWSAPTKQQLADLPRDPQQLYELMLKDPFLANKPRGGGVLAVAATLLKTGVVPADLKEAVYRAVAKIPGLKITAQVANLDGRKGVALGVTPPDGTYLYEIIVDCDTGEFIGERTTQFTPGGDGGIEGIKADTVTSYSSVHTAITDQAGTVPAGN; encoded by the coding sequence ATGACTGAGGACAACGTCCACCGCTTGTGGACCGACGAAGAGCTGGACGAAGGGCTGATCTTGATGCGCCCCGGCGAACTCGCCAACCGGCAGCCCCTGGCCGAGGCACGAAACACACTGTTGAACGCAGTGCGCTCACTCGAAGGAAGGGACACCCTGGTGGCCGACACCAACCCAGTGACCGAGCCGACACGAAAGCCAGGGCTTCTCGCCGGACGGCGCTGGTGGCTCAGCGCGGCCGCCGCGGTAGTGGTCGTTGCCGTCGGCGCCACCGTGGCGATCACCGGCGGAGACCACGGTGACCCCTCGCCCCAGCCGACCTCGTCGGTGCCGGCGGTGAAATTCGCGTCGGTGCAGCAGGCGCTGGACAAAGCGGCCGACAAGATCCATGTCACGGGCGAGGCACCCATTCCCGCGGGGAAATTCCGGTATACCGAGACCCGCGGCTGGTACCTGGTCGCCAGCAAAGAGCGCCAGTTCGCTTTCCTCGCCGAAGAGCTGAGGCAGACCTGGCAGCCGAGCGAGTTCGACAGTGAATGGCTGCTCAAGATCGGGCAGACGGGGAACAAGCAGTGGCTGGTGGGCAACGAGCAAACCCCCACCACCGAGGGCCAGAACAAAAACGAAATCCGTCAGTCCGGTGAGTGGCGCGCGCGGGGTGGCCAGTTCCCCGAGAAAGCGTTGATCTTCGCCGGCCGGGGCGCCGGCGAATGGAGCGCACCCACCAAACAGCAGTTGGCCGACTTGCCCCGCGACCCGCAACAGCTCTACGAGCTCATGCTCAAAGATCCCTTTCTGGCGAACAAGCCCCGCGGCGGAGGTGTGCTGGCAGTCGCGGCCACTCTGCTGAAGACCGGTGTCGTACCCGCCGATCTCAAGGAAGCGGTGTACCGCGCGGTGGCCAAGATCCCCGGGCTGAAGATCACCGCGCAGGTGGCGAACCTCGACGGCCGCAAGGGCGTCGCCCTGGGTGTCACACCCCCGGACGGTACCTATCTCTACGAGATCATCGTCGATTGCGACACCGGCGAGTTCATCGGGGAACGGACGACCCAGTTCACGCCAGGAGGCGACGGGGGGATCGAAGGCATCAAAGCCGACACCGTGACCTCCTACAGTTCGGTCCACACCGCCATCACCGACCAGGCGGGGACCGTTCCGGCGGGAAACTGA
- a CDS encoding three-helix bundle dimerization domain-containing protein → MTHHPDMDELATKGEDESFEALASRLIDEYGTERRDDVEAAVAAERRRLDEAEVRSFLPVLVERAVRDRLEQA, encoded by the coding sequence ATGACGCACCACCCCGACATGGACGAACTGGCCACCAAGGGTGAGGACGAGAGCTTCGAAGCGCTGGCTTCGCGGCTCATCGACGAGTACGGGACCGAACGACGCGACGATGTGGAGGCGGCGGTCGCCGCGGAGCGCCGTCGGCTCGACGAGGCCGAGGTTCGCAGCTTCCTGCCGGTGCTGGTCGAGCGCGCGGTCCGAGATCGGCTCGAACAAGCGTGA
- a CDS encoding choice-of-anchor P family protein, with translation MTTHVVVRRGGILAAVVACTVLLDAGAAMAAAGDGSAYGVDVDVTLVGSPAVHVGPLAASNTNGPTTNTLATVTAPGILTTGVITTSATRDTTTGAVTAKASTANVGLPLLNIPLGTVKAQAIEADCTATQQGVTGSSTFLNATLGSLGAVAATPAPNTTLAVNVATVHIATIILNEQIHNPDGSLTVNALHVKLLGGVLGSLGSGDVIVSSVTCGPAGLPVPLASGAGMWIAFGLLGVFAVPVGVGVIRRRSATSF, from the coding sequence ATGACAACGCATGTTGTTGTGCGCAGAGGTGGAATCCTCGCCGCCGTGGTCGCGTGCACAGTCCTCCTTGACGCGGGTGCCGCCATGGCGGCCGCCGGTGACGGCTCCGCGTACGGGGTCGACGTCGATGTCACCCTGGTGGGCTCCCCCGCGGTGCACGTCGGCCCGCTGGCCGCGTCGAACACCAACGGACCGACGACCAACACCCTCGCCACGGTGACAGCGCCCGGCATCCTCACCACCGGCGTCATCACCACCTCCGCCACCCGTGACACCACCACCGGCGCGGTGACCGCGAAGGCGAGCACAGCCAACGTCGGTCTGCCGCTGCTGAACATTCCGCTGGGAACCGTCAAAGCACAGGCCATCGAGGCCGACTGCACCGCGACGCAGCAAGGTGTCACCGGAAGCAGCACATTCCTCAACGCCACATTGGGCAGCCTCGGCGCGGTCGCGGCCACCCCGGCACCGAACACCACTCTCGCGGTCAACGTCGCCACGGTGCACATCGCCACGATCATCCTCAACGAGCAGATCCACAATCCCGACGGCAGCCTCACCGTCAACGCACTGCATGTGAAACTGCTCGGTGGCGTGCTCGGCTCGCTGGGCTCCGGCGACGTGATCGTGTCCTCGGTTACCTGCGGCCCCGCCGGACTGCCTGTGCCACTCGCGTCAGGCGCCGGGATGTGGATCGCGTTCGGGCTGCTCGGCGTCTTCGCCGTCCCTGTCGGTGTCGGTGTCATCCGCCGCCGCTCGGCGACATCGTTCTGA
- the xrtP gene encoding exosortase P — MTAFSAPIPGRGRFRRGATVGALVVSVLVLVVLERGYRVLEVQVAGLILRGVTSTGVEVSAARETVYFGLTGPAPLGLTMTPECSSLFLLLPLILVAAVMIHYRPLGQRKVLIALVISVVALFFVNQLRLLMIVGLVRWLGVNKGYYWGHTLLGSMVSVFGGAVALVLFVWLGTRRSGGARFTRKSDI; from the coding sequence GTGACTGCCTTCAGTGCCCCAATCCCAGGTCGCGGCCGATTTCGCAGGGGGGCAACGGTCGGCGCGCTGGTCGTATCCGTGCTGGTGCTGGTGGTCCTCGAGCGTGGTTACCGGGTCCTCGAGGTGCAGGTCGCGGGCCTGATTCTTCGTGGCGTGACATCGACGGGAGTCGAAGTGTCCGCCGCTCGGGAGACCGTGTACTTCGGGTTGACAGGCCCCGCTCCGCTGGGGTTGACGATGACTCCCGAGTGCTCGTCGCTGTTCCTGCTGCTGCCGCTAATTCTGGTGGCCGCGGTCATGATCCACTACCGGCCACTCGGTCAGCGGAAAGTGCTGATCGCGTTGGTCATCTCCGTTGTCGCATTGTTTTTCGTCAATCAGTTGCGGTTGCTCATGATCGTCGGCCTGGTGCGGTGGCTGGGTGTCAATAAGGGCTATTACTGGGGTCATACACTGCTCGGCTCGATGGTTAGCGTCTTCGGCGGCGCGGTCGCGCTGGTGTTGTTCGTGTGGCTCGGTACCCGACGCTCCGGTGGCGCACGATTCACTCGAAAGAGTGATATCTGA
- a CDS encoding RNA polymerase sigma factor, with amino-acid sequence MTRQSTPASGDDRPDLRRGDLEESFRRLFDEHAAVLHRYLVGRIGVDIAGDLLSETFLIALQQRDRYDAERGSARSWLFGIATNLLRTEVRNEVAAQRRQLRVAAHEHSRRVVHGHADRVAERIDAQTRVQHLAGALAELSPNDLDVLLLTSWAELAPTEIGEALGVPAGTVRSRLHRIRRLLKASAASSSARDEEGVQADD; translated from the coding sequence ATGACGCGGCAATCAACTCCGGCAAGCGGTGATGATCGGCCTGACCTGCGCCGCGGTGATCTCGAGGAGTCTTTCCGGCGTCTGTTCGACGAGCACGCCGCGGTCCTACACCGCTATCTGGTCGGGAGGATCGGTGTCGACATTGCCGGTGACCTGCTCAGCGAGACGTTCCTGATCGCATTGCAGCAGCGCGACCGTTACGACGCCGAGCGAGGAAGCGCCCGGTCCTGGCTGTTCGGTATCGCGACGAACCTACTGCGCACGGAGGTCCGCAACGAGGTCGCTGCCCAACGAAGGCAGTTGCGCGTGGCCGCGCACGAGCACAGCAGGCGGGTTGTGCACGGGCATGCCGATCGGGTGGCCGAACGGATCGACGCGCAGACCCGGGTGCAGCACCTGGCCGGGGCGTTGGCGGAACTCTCGCCGAACGATCTGGACGTGCTGCTGCTGACCAGTTGGGCGGAACTGGCGCCGACCGAGATCGGCGAGGCGCTCGGTGTTCCCGCCGGCACCGTGCGCTCCCGCTTGCATCGGATCCGGCGCTTGCTGAAGGCGTCCGCGGCCTCCAGTTCCGCGCGCGATGAGGAAGGAGTACAGGCCGATGACTGA
- a CDS encoding peptidase codes for MYKMPGAGVGVAGGGVGTLAYTGADVGWWLAIGVFLVLLGASILVALHHRRRRLGQSRR; via the coding sequence ATGTACAAGATGCCAGGCGCGGGCGTCGGGGTGGCCGGTGGCGGTGTGGGCACCCTGGCCTACACCGGCGCCGACGTCGGGTGGTGGCTCGCCATCGGCGTGTTCCTGGTGCTCCTGGGCGCCAGCATTCTCGTCGCGTTGCACCACCGCCGCAGACGGCTCGGCCAGAGCCGGCGCTGA
- a CDS encoding class I SAM-dependent methyltransferase — translation MLDLGCGPGSLAVRVLDRILAATVVAVDADPLLLGLARAAHRDRAGLRLVEADLGRPGWGADLALRETVGAAVSTTALHWLPEPQLRVAYGELAGLLRPGGILLNGDDLSVADFAPGLAELERHLQHWAAGPRGESLDDWRAWWDGVTEDPALAELVARCGDGPAAAHRDAESAQLSAHERALRAAGFAEVGTLWQHGGNRLVCAITGARVV, via the coding sequence GTGCTCGACCTCGGTTGTGGGCCGGGCTCCCTGGCGGTGCGGGTGCTCGACCGGATATTGGCGGCGACGGTCGTCGCGGTCGACGCCGATCCGTTGCTGCTCGGCCTGGCGCGGGCTGCCCACCGAGACCGGGCGGGCCTCCGCCTCGTCGAGGCGGACCTCGGTCGTCCTGGTTGGGGTGCTGACCTGGCGTTGCGCGAGACTGTCGGTGCGGCGGTCAGCACGACGGCGCTTCACTGGCTGCCCGAGCCGCAGTTGCGGGTAGCGTACGGCGAGCTGGCCGGATTGCTGCGGCCCGGCGGGATCCTCCTGAACGGCGACGACCTGAGCGTGGCCGACTTCGCACCCGGACTCGCGGAACTCGAACGGCACTTGCAGCACTGGGCGGCTGGACCGCGCGGGGAAAGCCTCGACGACTGGCGGGCATGGTGGGACGGCGTCACGGAAGATCCCGCTCTCGCCGAGCTCGTGGCTCGATGTGGAGACGGCCCGGCCGCGGCGCACCGCGATGCCGAGTCTGCGCAGTTGTCCGCTCACGAGCGCGCGTTGCGAGCCGCCGGGTTCGCCGAAGTGGGCACGCTCTGGCAGCACGGCGGCAACCGGCTGGTGTGCGCGATCACCGGCGCGCGGGTGGTTTGA
- the wecB gene encoding non-hydrolyzing UDP-N-acetylglucosamine 2-epimerase, translated as MDIMVLAGTRPEAVKIAALTTALQDHPVLRPIIVHSGQHPVMVEQALAPFDLKVGAWLPTPARATGEQAELVAGILPAAAELLRRHPPAAVVVQGDTTTALAGALAAFWQQVPVVHLEAGLRTHDLASPFPEEGNRQMISRIAALHLAPTVAAAAALRAEGVPPYRITITGNTIVDAVQAITARDLPARDATLALLEMEVAQTGRRLLLVTAHRRESWGRPLDRILVAIRRILAEHSDVHILFPLHPNPAVRGQVEAALAGHPRVSITEPLGYPDLVRALRIASVILTDSGGIQEEAPSFGTPVLVLRDHTERAEGVIAGRAWLVGTDVDLITTTATSLLDGTLRPTQGSNPYGAGDAAEKSVAAIEYLLQVPRPTTRAEQVPTPSPRDLPAPAVAATSS; from the coding sequence GTGGACATCATGGTGCTGGCAGGAACCCGCCCGGAGGCGGTCAAGATCGCAGCGCTGACGACAGCCCTGCAGGACCATCCCGTCCTGCGGCCGATCATCGTGCACAGCGGCCAACACCCCGTCATGGTCGAGCAGGCCCTCGCGCCCTTCGATCTGAAGGTCGGCGCCTGGCTGCCCACCCCGGCCCGCGCCACCGGCGAACAAGCCGAACTGGTCGCGGGTATTCTGCCCGCCGCGGCCGAGTTGCTGCGCCGGCATCCGCCGGCCGCCGTCGTGGTGCAGGGTGACACCACCACGGCGCTGGCCGGCGCGCTGGCCGCGTTCTGGCAGCAAGTACCCGTCGTGCACCTCGAAGCGGGCCTGCGCACCCACGACCTGGCTTCCCCGTTTCCCGAAGAGGGCAACAGGCAGATGATCTCCCGTATCGCCGCGCTGCACCTGGCACCGACCGTCGCCGCCGCAGCCGCCCTGCGAGCGGAAGGTGTTCCTCCGTATCGCATCACCATCACGGGAAACACCATCGTCGACGCCGTCCAGGCCATCACCGCGCGAGACCTGCCCGCGCGCGACGCCACCTTGGCCCTTCTGGAGATGGAGGTCGCCCAGACCGGCAGGCGGCTGCTACTGGTGACCGCGCACCGTCGCGAGTCCTGGGGCCGGCCCCTCGACCGCATCCTGGTCGCGATCCGCCGGATCCTCGCCGAACACTCCGACGTGCACATCCTCTTTCCGCTCCACCCCAACCCGGCCGTACGGGGGCAGGTCGAGGCCGCGCTGGCCGGCCACCCCCGGGTGAGCATCACCGAACCGCTCGGCTACCCCGATCTTGTTCGGGCTCTGCGGATCGCCTCGGTGATCCTCACCGACTCCGGCGGCATCCAGGAGGAGGCGCCGAGTTTCGGCACCCCCGTCCTCGTGCTGCGCGACCACACCGAACGCGCCGAAGGCGTGATTGCGGGTCGCGCCTGGCTGGTCGGCACCGACGTCGACCTGATCACCACCACCGCGACATCGTTGCTCGACGGCACCCTGCGACCCACCCAGGGCTCGAACCCCTATGGCGCCGGCGACGCCGCGGAGAAGTCCGTCGCCGCTATCGAGTACCTGCTCCAGGTGCCCCGGCCCACGACCCGCGCGGAACAGGTTCCCACCCCTTCGCCCCGCGACCTGCCCGCACCTGCCGTAGCGGCGACATCCTCATAA